The genome window CTCAATGATGTGTATTTCTGCCTGCTGTTATCTGCCTGCTGTTACCCTCCCTACCCGAGGGAGGAGccgttttgtttgtctgtgttacaGATGGTGGACAGCGGATTGGGCTGGAGGATTTCCTGTATAAAGGGACATGTGTGGAGGTCGCGCGCACTCTCCTCCCTTTCCCCTACCTACCCAGCCAGATGGGGTGTTCTGGGGAAAACCTCCTGGTGTATTATAGCCTACCCTTTGTTGTACTTCACCTCTTTGCTGGAAGTTAGCGGTGTAATGTTGGAAAACAGTAGGGGAGAGCTgccatttattttgaatattgttttctcctgttttctggCCAGGGAGTCAGGTTAAGTATttgttctttccttttttattttactttgttgtagGATTAATTATTGGGATGGGAAAaggtggttttgtttgttgttttggccTAGCTCTCCCTGATGTCTTGGTTTTCTATACCATCTGTGAATAGATCTACTATTAACCGTCAAAATATCCCATGGCCTTTTGATGATTTATGGGGAGTGGGAAAAAGAGAGGAGACATCATGTTGGGCTCAGGCTTCCCCTAGGCCGGGCTTAAcaatgacacacaataaaaattGATCTTAACCATCCACATTCTCATTAAAACATCCACATACAAGAGCCGAAATCAACATaggcatctttattcaacactccatgcttaccatcgaagggaggggtgacagtcgtcaacgggaacaacacatttttcattacgggtattggttgcatttgaagcaatacgttttacatccaatcaaagttcggatcttaacaaataaatcagacaatgcaaaagcaatttattgatattcccaaagttatggtcttgactggtcttgaaataaagtCCTCAATGTCCTAGCCTGAGACAAAACAGAGTACAAatgtccgagacgagaccaagaccatcaaaagtggtcttaagaccggtctcgagaccaagactggtctcgagtactacaacactatcCTGTAGTTTAGAAATATATATTCATCTTATCACACCTTAGAAATTAGATTGATAAAGTGATTAATAAGTTTTCTCAGTTCCTTCCCAAAAGCTGAGTGGTGCCCCTTTTGAATGAGTGCTTATGAGATTAATATTTCCAGGTATTAATAGTCGTAATTTTATTAACGAAGTGTAGGTTCACTACAGTGTTGTCTATTTGATGAATTATTCATGTGAGACAGAGTGGGAGGGGGTGCTAATGCAATGCTACTTCAGCAACAAAACCAGAAACTGCATCACATGGACACAGATTATTTAATACATTCAACTTCCCTCATTAATTGAAtaatctaaaaataataatgactaCCCAGTCAAACTACACCCTGTCCTCCCTCATTGGTTCATGGTAAACCACACCTGGGACTTTCATATTGGTTTACGGTAGCTACACCCACATCCTCtcaggggtgggggggtcaaaggtcaccatCCGTCAAACTCTGACAGAAAGTAGCATTTATCTCTCTTGTGTCCTCTCCTATAGTACATGTATAGTATATGCACTGCCTACATCCACTTATTCCGGCAATGATGCAAGGTAATGTTACAcaggctggctggctggctggctagACCAGTAGCCAGGTTGTTTCGTCTGAAAGCTCTAAATGTCATGCTTAAATTGCCCAAGGATGATGCGGCATGATTCAGACTACTGACCTTTTAGGAGAGTAGTCTGAACAGGAGTCACAACACATGTATTAAATGTTTATCCATGTTTCATATTTAATATAAACTTAATAGAAAGTAACTTTAAATTAACCTGGATTTGTTGTCAGTCTACCTACTGCCCCTACAGATAGGAAATGTTCAGTTACAAACACAAGGGCAAGTTGcagcacaaaacacaggaaGACAGTCAAAAATACCAGAAAGCTACTTTTAAACAACACATGTACTgataaatctaatctaatcacACAGGGATATAATTAACCAGGTTATGTTATTAAAACCAGAATAAGACATAATAAGGACTAGTCTACAGATactaatttacattattttgaaaacgtatcacatttcaaagcagttttGTGGCATCTTGTACCCTGGTGCTTCCTGCACTTGAACGTCTTGGGATGTGGGGGCTGGACTGCAGGTCAGACATTGTTGTATATGTGGGGAGTAATACCGACAAGTTGGCTTCAATAGAGATGTGCTTGCTGCTGGCACAGCCCCATCCGGCTCAGCAACATCAGGATGTCTCTGTGAAATGCCTTTGTCAGGATAGCATAAAAAAATGGATGTGCACAAGAGTTGAGAGGATAGAAAAGCACCAGCAGCACCTGTGGAGAAAAACATAGAtcagcctttattattatttttcttttatgtcgATTAAAGCCCCAGAGGAAGTCCCACCTTGGAATCTGTGAAAGTCATCAATGGTTGGTGGAGAGCTGCAGACAAGCCGTAGAAGCAAATGGGAGCCAGACAGAGAAAGTTGGTAAAAATAAGAACAGCCATGCGTTTGGCCATGCTGGTATCACATCTGCTGGACTGGTGCCGGGGTTTGTGCACCATACAGTAGATGTGGAGGTAACATAAACATACCACCATAAAAGCTATGACATTAGCCATCAGGACAGAGACCACATAGGCCTGAGCAGCAGTTGTTCTAGTGTCCATGGGTAAGCAGATGCTCACTTTCTGGTAACTGTTCACACCAACCACTGGCAGTAGTGCTACAGTCACACACAGCAACCAGCCAACGAGcatcagcacagctacatgccGTAACCTCATTTTTCTGTTTGGCCTCATTGCGTAGAAGATAACATGCCAGCGCTGAAAGCTGATTGAAGTCAATGTGTATACAGATAGCTCGCTGGCAAACACTGATAATGTCCCTGCTAGATTGCAGCCCCTTCCTGTTTGCCAAGCAATAGCATAATGGTAATAATAGGAGCGGGTGTAGACGTCGACAGATGCAATCAGCAGTAAGTACATCCCCATACAAAAATCTGCAAATGCCAGGTGACCAATGAGGAAACGAGTAACGGACAACTTCTGTCGGCTGGTCAGCAGGATGAACATCACAAGGAGGTTGGCTGAAATTGCTAAAAGACTGACCACCCAGACCAACATCCTCAGGAAGCCTTGACTCATTACATCCTCACAGGGGTTCAGTGCATCAGGCAAGGGGTTGCATAAGAGTCCATGATTATCTGTGTGAAGTTCATTACATAGTGCAAAGTTGAAACCTTCATTGAGATGCTCTGTAGGTAACTCCACATAAAACAAACCCTCATTTTGAGACTGTTCGGTGGGGCAAATGGGGCTGTTGTAGTAAGGATTGTCATTTGTACTGGCAGCAGTTGGGAGGCTAAAGCGGTCTTTCAGATGTTGGTAGATTTTGTGTCCCAGATAACTctgagagagagctgcaggggatTCCTGCAGATTTCCCAAAACAGTCCGGGTCAGGTTGCAGATAATTGCCTCAGAGTGTCTTGAAAACAGATGATAAGAATCATTAATCAGAGAATGAACTACAACACTTTGGGTGCATGcaaataatgaaatgttatACTACAAAGTTCCACATCAGAATGTCTCCTGCTGAACAggattaaaaagcaaaaatgcacATTCTAGATCACTTGTTGTTCATTAACAATGTGTTAGTCCTCAGACCTTCCTCAGATAAAAACCATAGACAGCACAAGCATCatataatgtatataaaatattatatagtaGTGTCACTGTGGCAggcatgtttttttgtctgccacTCAGAAATTGAATCTGACACTTGCAAATGTATGCGCTAAATGAAAAAACACCTATCAGAGACCACCAGCAGCAATTCCTTGTCAAACTGAGCTCTTCTAATATGAATAAGCacagtacatttacaaatatcaAAAAAGATAAATTACACAGGTAAACATAATCCTACAGAAACATTTAGTAGGGAGAACCAGGTACAAAAAGTATAGAGAACTTCAATAACTATATGTTCCTTCAAAAGTAGTAGCAGAATTTGATATTATAAAAACTGTGTTATTAATTGGCCCCTGTCTATGCAAATGGTCTTCGTGCAAAAAAAGCCCAATTAGCGCTAATAGCTACATGCAGCTAGAGTGAAATTATTAGCATTATCAGCAAAGTTGGTGGTACATAAAACTTGCTGCCATGAGAAGCGGAGGCAAGGTTTATGGACAGTCcagcagagaacagagaaaactgCATGCAGACACGAGGGGAAGCTCACAGTTAAATCATCCCAAATAACCCCTCTGAGAACAAGAGTCAACAGAGTCAAAGAAGAAGGAAACATCCTGCAGATAAAAACGAATATAAAAGCAGAGGGAGTTAATAGATAATTAGAATATTTATTAGAATAAGAATGTTTtctttcaaacaaacattttaagatatgactggaaagttttgtttttgcagttgtACTTATAACATGTTTCGTTATATAGGGACCATTACAGAAAATTGCAGATGAAATTTAACAGATGTAAAACAAGGGCAAGTTGCACTCAGCTGCAACACTTCATGGGCGTGGTCACGCTGTAATATCATTAGCGCAACATCTTTTTGTGAATAGGACCTTGAGAGGGGCAGATAGCGGTTGCAAGTGATAGCAATTCATGATGCTATCAGCTGCCTAGATGTATGATTGATCTTATGGCTACGGTTTAATATTACAATTGGAAGAGCTGCAACCAgcaaaaaagctttcaaccacaaacatttctacatctaatttattgaagcatctgctgaagcatctgctgaagcagcacagcaacgtgaaacttacagaaagaaactgcGACAGCTACTGCCAGTGAGGCTTGGACTTGTTGAGAGAGAGCAATGTTAAGCAACGTAAcgtttgtaaaaatactgaatactgctctaataaatacatgtgcagaaaaacagtggaTCAAAAGTCGGGACTTAGTtgcttcatttttttatttcagtcggtggcgttaaaaaacaaaaactccttgctgctgttatgaaaaTGATATTAGTTAACATGTCGGGAGTGACTGCTTTGGTTGGGGGGGAcgggtggtagtgaaagtaatatagtaatgtaacGAGTAACGTAACAAGTTaattttatcacccagtaataagtaaagtaatattacttttttaaggagtaataagtaactagtaacttattacaagTTGTGAGTAACTTgccaaaatattaattaaaaaagtgaCTACAAGAGATCAACACTGCACAGGATTTCTTAAACAGTAACgtttcaatataaaaaaaatcattaaaatgcTGAAAAAACTGTTCAAGTCATTGAAATAACGCTAGACTGGCCCAGCTTTCATGACTATCCCAAACATACTGTGGACCTGAGGGTAGTTTGGTATGTATAAAAGAAACCACAGTGGGAAAATATTTCACAACACTTCAATTCTCTTACTTACCCTCTCCatcttttcaacattttaagaCCACAGCAATGGCTTGGGAAAGTCAATTCAGCACTCTGTAAATGGAGAAAGGCTTGAAAGGGGGGTAGTGCTGTGAGGGCCCAAGTGTTTTTAGCTTGGAGCTTTTCAACAGACTCCATACCTATTGAAGGCAAAGAGCTAACTTTGGTTTCTGAAAGGTCTCTGGAAAGACAGAATGTTAAGATTAATTCAGTTGAACACAAAGCTGAAGCTGCGCTTGTATCCAGCCATGTGCAGCACTTGCAAAATAAAGATGTAATTAAAAAGAATGGTATTTagtgaaagaaaacacaaagtaaatttatTTTCACAAGAAGAACACTAATTCGTAACCCAAATTCTGTATATTTTTGTCACTTACAAGTGAGTTGGGCCACGAATCACGccataaaatgcaaattcatcTATACGTTCCAAATCCACATTCCTGTGAAGATACCTGAAGAATAGAGAATAGATGAAAGGCAAAGTGATGTGGACTAAATGAATCAGTTGTTTTATTACTGATATACACAAAATCCCATTTAACTTAATTactaaatcaaaacattttgaaaacaatAGTAATTCTAATAGCCAGCCAGTCTGTTAAAGCTGAACCACATTATTAGAAAGTTGgatgtaattaaaatatttgagtTCCATCCTGTGTGTTATCCTTTTTGAGCTTTTGTTTTAGTTTCACTGcaaaaattcaaaatgacaTACACTTCCTCCAGGCTGCTCCCATTGAAGGCATAGCGCTGGATCTCTTTTATGCCATTGCTATTCATCattctaaaaaagaaaaagaaaaactgtcaTGTCATAAATACTTTTgtcatattaatttaaaaagtcaatgcttgattttgttttgcaaatTATGGCTCACCTGGGGGGTTTCGATTCTAGACTATTAAAAAATGGGTGATCCACCAGTATACAAATGTGAAGCCATAATATAACTAATAAATCATGATATGAAAAAGATTATCTGAATTTTCATCTCCTAGGAGATTTagcctctctccttctcttcttctctccttaaTTTACATGTTATCATGGCCCTGTCTGGTTCCCAATGGTTGAGAGGGAGTTGTGTCATTCTGATACTACTCTATTGGGATAACACCTGAAGCTGCTCAATTGTACACCTGGATCCATCATCTTCACTTATGTTTTACAATCTACattttgacctctgtaattatATGTTGACTATAgcatatcaataaaaaaattttaataaaaaccaTTGATGACACAATCAACTTAAACAAAGGCTTTAGGACCATGCGGACACATCTGATGACACTGTTGCAACCCTTatttcaacttgaaaaactGTTCCTTGATCAGTGTCCAGACTTGGGGAAACACATGAAAACGTTGTGCACACAAAAACTGAGAGCACCGTTTGCAAGCGGAGTTTTGGGCGATACCATTTACTTTGGAAAAGGGTATGAGATAAATCCGTGTGTGAATTTCTGGGTGGGTGAAATAGGTTGAAGCATCTCCCCATTGAGAGAGACGCTGTACACATTTACGCATGAGGCACTAAATATTAAACTGGAGATTAACAATCTCCTGACACACCAACAGGATaggtcaggatctaatgttaattcatgttctgtgttcttctccacatacaaaaggtctcacacacagtccaggttcatgcaatgaaactaactaactaaagcagccgtcctcttattattaaattatgtcAGAAGCTAAACATTAATGCTAAacttctgtttcctctggacagttttctctgtctgtacataacaaaattacatgtaactagttactctGCCTGTGATGACAGTTGTAGGCTACATATGAGATGCATTTAAGCTACTGTGTCATTTCTTACAGGTAGTGAGTTTGGACTCACCAAGCTGAGGGTGGAATGATATTCTGTTAAAGGCAAAAGTTTCTGGGTTTCTCTGTAGTGCATGATAGCTAACACTACTAAGGCCCTTTCCACTGTACTGAAATCGTAGCTACCAGGAACTTTGTGTTCCGTTACacccagtgcttgaagtggaaattaataggtgccagtactccCCGTAAGGCctaaatacaaagtaaaatgttagtataatattaatatatttacttGCCACACTTTATGTGGATAATCTGTCTCCCtgtcatttattaaatttttgtgCAAGAAATATGCTCTACATGGTCGTTAGTCTCttatttgttaatgctaagtaatAACTTGTCATAATTATAACCATTCATGCAAAACAATGACTTCAACATTTCAAAGGTTTGCTGAttgcatcactttgtgttgcaaaataatgaagacataagggctcagattaggagtGTGACGGCATATTTTGGTCACAAGACCAagatgagaagatattttaacagtattatgaataaatattcgatgctgaaatatatcagtGGGGGGTCTGTGGGGCCTCTCCCACAAGACTTTgggcattaaacacttaatttctgcaccaatttatggtggaaatgggcgaaaggcagggtacaccctggacaggttggcAGTCCGTCACAGGGCCACACAACCAGTCaaactcacattcacacctaaggacaatttgagagacaccaattaacctagcctgcatgtctttggatggtgggaggaagaaacagaaaggctggggcaaccggggtttgaacccacaaccttcttgctgtggaggtgacagtgctaatcACTGCATCACTGCGCTGCTGGAAGCATTCACAACATATGTTGTTCTACTGTATAggaattctttatttttcttattccGCTTGTTTTTTTGCAACCTAACTAGTTCCACAGTTTCCAACAGTTTTCAGCTTAAAATATTCATCTCAATTAGGAATCAATTGCTATTATTCAGAATTTTGATAACCTTCATACTTTTCAAGGTTTTCCAgacattttttccccattcaAGTGAATGGACGGAATGTTCAAAATGTCCCTATATTCAACTGTTCACTACTCATTCATACGTTCAGATAGACACTCCATTCAAAATGGAAAAGATTCCACATCTTTACTTCTTTCTTCGTATTATTCAACTTTCAAATCCTATTAAAACTCTTCAAGCTATTCAACTTTCTTTGAAACTTTTTATAATGACATTTTTATAATTCAAAATCACTGATCTTCAACCTCTTCCCACAAATTCATTCATTCCCGTAGCGTAACGCCATTCCAACTTTAAAACGTTCACAAACCTTTGGACTATTTCCAGTTAATTCAAGTTAAGTTCATTCTTTTCCA of Micropterus dolomieu isolate WLL.071019.BEF.003 ecotype Adirondacks linkage group LG13, ASM2129224v1, whole genome shotgun sequence contains these proteins:
- the LOC123981469 gene encoding LOW QUALITY PROTEIN: thyrotropin receptor-like (The sequence of the model RefSeq protein was modified relative to this genomic sequence to represent the inferred CDS: substituted 1 base at 1 genomic stop codon) gives rise to the protein MVFGFFWIPCFWTYQPLRLSISDDDTLRYLERYSFHNLSRVTHIQLTGIRRLSYIDQEAFKDLPNLKYLGITNTGLTSLPGLQYIQSCQKDFILEIVENVFIQVIPANSFTGISENALTIMMNSNGIKEIQRYAFNGSSLEEVYLHRNVDLERIDEFAFYGVIRGPTHLDLSETKVSSLPSIGMESVEKLQAKNTWALTALPPFQAFLHLQSAELTFPSHCCGLKMLKRWRGHSEAIICNLTRTVLGNLQESPAALSQSYLGHKIYQHLKDRFSLPTAASTNDNPYYNSPICPTEQSQNEGLFYVELPTEHLNEGFNFALCNELHTDNHGLLCNPLPDALNPCEDVMSQGFLRMLVWVVSLLAISANLLVMFILLTSRQKLSVTRFLIGHLAFADFCMGMYLLLIASVDVYTRSYYYHYAIAWQTGRGCNLAGTLSVFASELSVYTLTSISFQRWHVIFYAMRPNRKMRLRHVAVLMLVGWLLCVTVALLPVVGVNSYQKVSICLPMDTRTTAAQAYVVSVLMANVIAFMVVCLCYLHIYCMVHKPRHQSSRCDTSMAKRMAVLIFTNFLCLAPICFYGLSAALHQPLMTFTDSKVLLVLFYPLNSCAHPFFYAILTKAFHRDILMLLSRMGLCQQQAHLYXSQLVGITPHIYNNV